A stretch of DNA from Nitrospiraceae bacterium:
CCGATAATTCCTTCAAGCCAGAGTCCGTGTTCACGGTTGAAATTAAATATCGCATCACCGAGTATTGAAAGATATTTGTCTCTCTCTTTGCCCATTTCCCTGACAAGGCGTCTTGCCCTTGCAGTGCGTCCAACAATGCCGCCGTCATTTGATATAAGCACTTTTGCATCCTTTGGCAGACCAAAGACCTCAGGCTTGTACATCGGATGGGAAGTGACAACAACTTCAGGCTGTTTAACAGAGAGTTTATACAACTCAGCCATTGTTGTCTTTCTTACTGAGTTTGCATAAAATGCACTCTCAATTAAAGCCCTCCATGAAGAGGTCGGCACTTTGTGTTTTGTTGACATTGTTATCTAACTCCTGTTGTCAGTAAATAGGCATAAAAGCCTGACTAAAAAACCGCCGTGATTTTATCTAAATTAAATGAGACTTTAATTGTTTTGGAATCTAAAGTCAAGTTTTTTTGCCTGAAGAGAACTGATGTAGTTGAAAAATAGAATGGATTTAAATCAGGATACCGTTAAGCTCATTCTCATCAACAGGCCCAAGAACTGAGATTGCAGTATTCCCCGACATCGTAAGCCGTTGCGACAGATCTTTTACAGCGTTTAGACTTACTGAATTTATCTTTTTGATTATTTCTGAGGGTGAATAATATTTGCCGTAATAAATCTCTTGCCTTGCAATGTTCTGCATCCTTCCACTGGTTGATTCAAGCGCAAGAATGATATTCCCCTTTAGCTGGTCTTTTGACCTTTGCAGTTCGGTTTCTGTTACAGTGTCTGCAAGTCCTTTTATCTCTTTCAGAATTATGTCTATAACCTCAACAACCTTCTTTCTGCCTGTCCCTGCATAAACTGCCCACATGCCTGTATCCAAATAAGATGAAATATAAGAATGCACTGAATAGACAAGTCCTCTCTTCTCTCTTATTTCCTGAAAGAGCCTTGAGCTTATGCCGGCGCCGAATATCGTATTAAGAAGAAACAGCACATATCTTTCATTGCTTGACTGAGAAATGCCTTCAACACCTGCACAGATATGGGCTTCTGCCAGATCTTTATTAAAAACCTTAATCCCTTTTCTGAACACAGGCGTTGAACCTTTGTCAGGTTCTGAACCCCTTCTCAAAGATCCAAGGCTCTTATTCAAAACATCTAACAGCTTATCAACTTCAAAATTACCGGCGCACGCAATAACAATGTCCTTTGTTCCATAGTATTTTCTTATATGGCTTATGAGATCTTCTCTCTTGAATGTCTTTATCGTCTCTCTTTTCCCAAGTATGGACTGGCCTATCCCTTCATCACCCCATATCTGCTCGTTAAAGAGATCATGTATATACTCATCAGGAGTGTCTTCGACCATCTTTATCTCTTCTTTTATTATCCCCTTTTCTTTTTCTACATCTTGTTCAGGGAATGTGGAGTGGAGAAATATATCAGTCAGGAGTTCTACACCTCTTTCAAAATGCTCGTCAAGAACCTTTACATAGAAAGTTGTACTTTCTCTTGATGTGAATGCGTTGAGATCTCCGCCAAGGCAGTCTGTGTCAATAGCAATATCCTTTGCACTGCGCTTCTGTGTCCCTTTGAAAAACATATGTTCGAGAAAATGAGAAACACCGTTTTTAGCGGATGATTCGTTCCTTGAGCCAACCTTTACCCATATGCCCAGTGTTACGGAGCGTACATTTCTTATCTGCTCCATAACAACAGTGACGCCATTTTCCAGATTTGCTTTTTTATACATGATTAAATTGTACCAATACGAAGTCTGAGTTACAAACAACTAAAGGGAGATTTCATACCTTTTTTAAGGGTATCAGGACTTCTTAGCGCTTTCGCGCATGGCTTCTTTTCTGCTAAGGCGTACTTTCCCGGTTTTATCAATCTCAATTACTTTTACGAGAACCTCATCGCCCTCTTGCAGAACATCAGTGACTTTTGCAATCCTCTTTTCATCAATCTGGGAAATATGAAGAAGGCCTTCAACACCGGCGCCGGGAATTATCTCGACAAATGCGCCGAAATCAACAATCCTCTTAACCTTGCCAAGGTATATCTTGTTAAGCTCTGCCTCAGCAATAATCCCGTTTATTATGTCTATAGCCTTTTGTGCAGAAGTCTCATCTGAAGACGCTATATTTATAACACCGCTGTCATTTATATCTATTTTCACGCCTGTCTGCTCTATTATCCCTCTGATAACCTTGCCGCCTGTTCCTATAACATCCCTTATCTTATCCTGCTTGATCTGCATGGTGTAGATTCTAGGCGCATAAGGAGCAAGCTGTTCCCTGTGTGTTGACATTACTTCTTTTATCTTACCAAGGATATGAAGCCTCCCTTTTCTTGCTTGTTCCAGGGCTTTCTCCATAAGCGGAATATCCAGTCCTCCTGTTTTGACATCAAGCTGGAAAGCAGTTATGCCTTTCTCAGTGCCTGTAACTTTAAAATCCATGTCACCTAGATGATCTTCAAGTCCCAGTATGTCTGTCAGTACAATATTCTTGCTGCCTTCCTGAATAAGCCCCATTGCAATGCCTGCAACTGGCGCTTCTATCGGCACACCTGCATCCATTAATGCAAGTATCCCGCCGCAGACAGTTGCCATTGAAGATGAACCGTTAGATTCAAATATGTCTGAAACAATTCTTATTGTGTAAGGGAATTTTTCTTTTGAAGGCAGGACCGCCTTAAGCGCTCGTTCAGCCAATGCCCCGTGTCCTATTTCTCTTCTGCCTGGCGAACGAAGAGGCTTAACCTCTCCTACGCTGAAAGGAGGAAAATTATAATGAAGCATAAACGATTTATATTTTTCACCTTCAAGAGCATCAATCTTCTGTTCATCGTCTGCAGTGCCGAGCGTTACTACAGCAAGCGCCTGTGTCTCTCCTCTTACAAAAAGCGCTGAACCATGAGCCCTTGGAAGCAATCCTACTCTTGCGCTTATATGTCTTATCTCATCAGGTTTTCTGCCGTCAGTTCTTATTCCTTTTTCTATTATCATATTCCTGACAAGTGTCTTTTCAATATCATAAAATATGTTCGTTATATCCTTGGAGATGTCTTTTTCCTCTGTATTGAATTGTTTTATCGTCTCAGCAATGATAAGGTCTATTTCTTCCTGTCTCCTCAGCTTGCCGGGGATGCTTACTGCTTCCTTAAGTCTCTGAATCGTATGGGTCTCGATCTTCTTTTTTAATTCTTCATTAACCTCTATCTTAGTCAGCGTCCTTTTTTCTTTTCCAACCAATTTTTTCAGTTCATGCTGAACAGCGGCAATTCTTTTTATCTCTTTGTGAGCGTGATCTATAGCGCTGATAAGCACTGACTCTGGCAGTTCTGAACACTCGCCTTCTACCATCAATACCGAACTTTCTGTGCCTGCTACAACAAGATTCATATCAAGATTTTCCAATTCGGCAAAATCAGGATTTATAATGAATTTCTCATCTAGCCTTCCTATTCTTACAGCAGCAACAGGACCTGAAAATGGGATATCAGATATCATCAAAGCAGTCGATATGCCGATTATCCCGAGGATATCAGATACATTCTCACTTCCGTATGAAAGCACAGCTGCTATTCCCTGTGTATCAGAACAGAATTCTTCCGGGAATAAAGGCCTTATAGGTCTGTCAATAAGACGGGAGGATAAAATCTCTTTTTCACTTGGCCTGCCCTCTCTTTTGAAAAATCCTCCCGGGATCTTTCCTGCTGAGTAGGCCTTTTCCTGATAATCGATTGTGAGCGGGAAAAAATCAAATACCTTGTCTGTCCTCTTTGATGCAACCACCGTTGCAAGTACAACTGTTTCACCATATCTTAGTACAACTGCTCCATCTGACTGCTTGGCTATCTCACCTGTTTCAATAGATAAAAATTGCCCTTTAATATCAACTTCTAATTTTGTCATTAATCCTCTTTCTACTTTCTGAGTCCAAGACGTTCGATTACTTTTGTATAGCGGTCCTTACTTGAAGATTTAAGATAGTCGAGCAGTTTTTTCCTCTGCCCAACAAGCTGAAGAAGACCACGACGGGAATGATGATCACCCTTGTGGGTCCTGAAGTGCTCTGTTAAATAGGTTATCCTCTCGCTTAAAATAGCCAGCTGAACCTCTGTGGAACCTGTATCTTTTTCATGCGTCTTGTACTCTGTAATTATTTGGGTTTTCTTTTCTTTTTTGAGAGGCATAAATTTACCTACCTTTCCTTTCTTTCTAATTGAGGTTATAAGAATACCACAAGAGCTTGACTTATGTAAAGAAACACTCAGCCCTTGACAGTATCTGTTTAAAATTTTATCCTTAGTTCATCATGAAAAAACCATGGGCTGGAAGGTTCACAGGCAGCACATCAAAAATCGTGGAGTCATTCACAGAATCGATCTCGTTTGACTGGAGGCTCTGGCAATACGATATAGAGGGTGATATTGCCCATGCAAAGATGCTGGCCAAACAGCAAATAATATCTGCCAAGGAATCCGCAAATATTATCAAGGGGCTTGAATTAATAGCAAAAGAAATAGCCTCCGGCAAGTTCAGGTTCAAAAAAGAGCTTGAAGATATTCATATGAATATTGAATCAGCCCTTACTAAAAAAATCGGCTCTGCAGGGAAAAAACTGCATACTGCACGTTCCAGAAATGATCAGGTCGCTCTGGATCTGAGGCTTTATCTAAGGGATGAGATTAAGACAATAATCTTTTTAATAAAGAATCTGCAAATTAAGATGCTTGTAATGGCAGAAAAATATCTGGACGTTATAATGCCCGGATATACGCATATGCAAAGGGCGCAGCCTGTCCTGCTTTCACACTATCTTCTTGCATATATGGAGATGCTCCAGAGGGATAAAACACGTTTTGAAGAAACGCTTAACAGGGTGAATGTTATGCCTCTTGGCTCCTGTGCTCTTGCAGGAACAACACTTCCAATAGACAGAACATATACTGCAAAATTGCTCGGATTTAAGGCATTAGCAGAAAACAGCATTGATGCTGTGTCTGACAGGGATTTTGTCATTGATTTTCTGACAGATTCAGCGATTTTAATGATGCACCTTTCAAGGCTCTCAGAAGAAAATATACTCTGGTCAACAGAAGAGTTTTCTTTTATTGAGTTGTCTGATTCCTTTACTACGGGTTCGAGCATAATGCCTCAGAAAAAAAATCCCGATGTATCCGAACTCATAAGGGGGAAAACAGGGAGGGTATATGGCAGCATGCTCTCAATATTCACTGTTATGAAGGGTCTGCCTCTGTCTTATAACAGGGATATGCAGGAAGATAAGGTTCCTGTATTTGATACAGTAGATACTGTTAAGTCATGCCTTACAGTTCTTGCAGAGATGATGCCCAAAATAAAATTTATGACGAAAACAATGCTTGAGGCATCTGAAAAAGGATATTCGACTGCAACAGATATCGCGGAATATCTTGTTAAAAAAGGCGTACCTTTCAGGGAGGCTCATGAGATAACAGGAAAGATTGTGCTTAATGCAATAAAAACAAAAAAGCAGCTTAAAGATATTAGTCTGAATGACCTGAAAAAATTCTCTTCAAAAATTGGAAAGGACATATATTCATTTATCAGTGCAAAGGCCTCTGTGAAAGCAAGGAAATCAAAAGGCGGGACTTCTCCTTCAGAGGTAATAAAGCAGATAAAGAAATTCAAGCAGATCGTAAAATGAAAATTCCAAATATTTCACTAACAAAAATAACAGCTTGTTTGCTGCTCTTTGTTTTTTGTCTTGTTATTGTCTCGTGCGGCAAGAAGACTCCGCCTACGCTAAAGGCATACGAGAAACCTGTTCCGCCGGAAAATGTTAAGGCAGTTCATAGAGAAGACACTATTGTCTTAACATGGTCTTATCCCAAAAAAAGCAATCTCAAGGAATTTTATATACTTAAGTCAGACAGAATAGATTTCGACACAATAGCAAATTTATCAAAAGATGAAACCTCTTACATAGATAAAGATTTTAAAACAGGCAATACATACAGATACAAGATAGTTGCTCAGACAGTAAAAGAGGTCTTGAGCAATGACTCTGAAACAATAGAGATAAAACCTTTGGAACCGGCACCAGCGCCCAGAAACATATCCTTTTTCATAGGCAACAGCACGATTGAGATAACATGGGAAAATACAGGGAAAGAAATTATTTATAATGTTTACAAAAGCTATGAAAAAGGAAAATACGGTTTTTATCCGTTAAACACTTCTCCTCTGGATTCGCCGTCATTTGCAGCAGCTCCCGAGTTCAACAGAACTGTTTATTACACAGTCAGAAGCAGCTTTGGCAAACCCGTAAGGGATGAGAGCATGGCATCTGTT
This window harbors:
- a CDS encoding insulinase family protein gives rise to the protein MYKKANLENGVTVVMEQIRNVRSVTLGIWVKVGSRNESSAKNGVSHFLEHMFFKGTQKRSAKDIAIDTDCLGGDLNAFTSRESTTFYVKVLDEHFERGVELLTDIFLHSTFPEQDVEKEKGIIKEEIKMVEDTPDEYIHDLFNEQIWGDEGIGQSILGKRETIKTFKREDLISHIRKYYGTKDIVIACAGNFEVDKLLDVLNKSLGSLRRGSEPDKGSTPVFRKGIKVFNKDLAEAHICAGVEGISQSSNERYVLFLLNTIFGAGISSRLFQEIREKRGLVYSVHSYISSYLDTGMWAVYAGTGRKKVVEVIDIILKEIKGLADTVTETELQRSKDQLKGNIILALESTSGRMQNIARQEIYYGKYYSPSEIIKKINSVSLNAVKDLSQRLTMSGNTAISVLGPVDENELNGILI
- the pnp gene encoding polyribonucleotide nucleotidyltransferase translates to MTKLEVDIKGQFLSIETGEIAKQSDGAVVLRYGETVVLATVVASKRTDKVFDFFPLTIDYQEKAYSAGKIPGGFFKREGRPSEKEILSSRLIDRPIRPLFPEEFCSDTQGIAAVLSYGSENVSDILGIIGISTALMISDIPFSGPVAAVRIGRLDEKFIINPDFAELENLDMNLVVAGTESSVLMVEGECSELPESVLISAIDHAHKEIKRIAAVQHELKKLVGKEKRTLTKIEVNEELKKKIETHTIQRLKEAVSIPGKLRRQEEIDLIIAETIKQFNTEEKDISKDITNIFYDIEKTLVRNMIIEKGIRTDGRKPDEIRHISARVGLLPRAHGSALFVRGETQALAVVTLGTADDEQKIDALEGEKYKSFMLHYNFPPFSVGEVKPLRSPGRREIGHGALAERALKAVLPSKEKFPYTIRIVSDIFESNGSSSMATVCGGILALMDAGVPIEAPVAGIAMGLIQEGSKNIVLTDILGLEDHLGDMDFKVTGTEKGITAFQLDVKTGGLDIPLMEKALEQARKGRLHILGKIKEVMSTHREQLAPYAPRIYTMQIKQDKIRDVIGTGGKVIRGIIEQTGVKIDINDSGVINIASSDETSAQKAIDIINGIIAEAELNKIYLGKVKRIVDFGAFVEIIPGAGVEGLLHISQIDEKRIAKVTDVLQEGDEVLVKVIEIDKTGKVRLSRKEAMRESAKKS
- the rpsO gene encoding 30S ribosomal protein S15; its protein translation is MPLKKEKKTQIITEYKTHEKDTGSTEVQLAILSERITYLTEHFRTHKGDHHSRRGLLQLVGQRKKLLDYLKSSSKDRYTKVIERLGLRK
- the argH gene encoding argininosuccinate lyase gives rise to the protein MKKPWAGRFTGSTSKIVESFTESISFDWRLWQYDIEGDIAHAKMLAKQQIISAKESANIIKGLELIAKEIASGKFRFKKELEDIHMNIESALTKKIGSAGKKLHTARSRNDQVALDLRLYLRDEIKTIIFLIKNLQIKMLVMAEKYLDVIMPGYTHMQRAQPVLLSHYLLAYMEMLQRDKTRFEETLNRVNVMPLGSCALAGTTLPIDRTYTAKLLGFKALAENSIDAVSDRDFVIDFLTDSAILMMHLSRLSEENILWSTEEFSFIELSDSFTTGSSIMPQKKNPDVSELIRGKTGRVYGSMLSIFTVMKGLPLSYNRDMQEDKVPVFDTVDTVKSCLTVLAEMMPKIKFMTKTMLEASEKGYSTATDIAEYLVKKGVPFREAHEITGKIVLNAIKTKKQLKDISLNDLKKFSSKIGKDIYSFISAKASVKARKSKGGTSPSEVIKQIKKFKQIVK